A stretch of the Aphis gossypii isolate Hap1 chromosome 2, ASM2018417v2, whole genome shotgun sequence genome encodes the following:
- the LOC114121946 gene encoding prefoldin subunit 5, whose amino-acid sequence MAGKMIDLKNLNVQQLAKMKEQVYKEVSLIQDSLQSLKIAQKRYISSQEALESAKGRASGTSMMIPLTKSMYAAGQLINPEHVTVCIGAGYYLKLEINDAIQYFKRRVNFLVERMEGIQQIGLEKQKLQNVVTEVLEMKLQQAQTENK is encoded by the coding sequence ATGGCAGGTAAAATGATCgacttaaaaaatttgaacgtGCAGCAACTGGCAAAAATGAAGGAACAGGTGTACAAAGAAGTGAGTTTAATACAAGACTCATTACAATCTTTGAAGATAGCACAGAAAAGGTACATTAGTTCACAAGAGGCGCTGGAAAGTGCAAAAGGACGAGCATCAGGCACATCTATGATGATTCCTTTGACCAAGTCCATGTACGCAGCTGGACAATTAATCAATCCTGAGCATGTGACGGTGTGCATAGGTGCTGGATATTATTTGAAACTCGAGATTAATGATGCAATTCAATACTTCAAAAGACGCGTCAACTTCCTTGTGGAACGAATGGAAGGCATTCAACAGATTGGTTTAGAAAAACAGAAGCTACAGAATGTTGTTACTGAAGTACTAGAGATGAAATTACAACAAGCTcaaactgaaaataaataa
- the LOC114121931 gene encoding prostaglandin E synthase 2: protein MALRVAVARLQIKTVAGEPFLLRINNQFSRMKHFNNESPLAKHAKKRTSSLRLIGGGLAIGVAVGAVYSYFSDSERKLPGSIINTPTKLPIMKTLPSELKVTRKVRHNNDEYSDLILFQYPTCPFCCKVRAFLDYLKVPYDIIEVDPMLKQQISWSDYKKVPILLVKSNNGYQPLTDSTMIVSALATYLKDKTFNIEDIANFYPSMAYVDVDGKRKTDIMNKYFIMNEDESDKSKRLNSENERKWRKWSDETLVHSLSPNAYRTLSEAIDSFKWFSIVGEWEKNFPIWETSLMVYGGAFMMWLISKKLKKKYMLKDDVRQSLYEECNTWVKAVEQNGGTFMGGNKPNLADLAVYGTLSSIEGCMAFKDVQENTKINVWFSNMKKVIL, encoded by the exons ATGGCATTACGAGTGGCTGTTGCTCGTCTACAGATTAAAACAGTTGCTGGAGAACCGtttttattacgtataaaCAATCAATTTAGCCGTATGAAACATTTCAACAATGAGTCACCATTAGCTAAACATGCTAAAAAACGTACCAGCTCACTACGTTTAATCGGTGGTGGTTTGGCCATTGGTGTTGCTGTTGGAGCagtatattcatatttctcGGATTCAGAGCGAAAATTACCTggttctataataaatactccAACAAAATTACCAATTATGAAGACATTACCTTCCGAACTGAAGGTCACCCGTAAA GTACGACACAATAATGATGAATAttctgatttaattttatttcagtatCCAACTTGTCCATTTTGTTGTAAAGTGCGAGCATTTCTTGATTATCTTAAGGTACCATATGATATCATTGAAGTAGACCCTATGCTCAAACAGCAAATAAGCTGGtctgattataaaaaagttcCGATTCTATtagtaaaatcaaataatggtTACCAACCTCTTACCGATAGTACAATGATTGTGTCTGCTCTTGCCACTTATCTTaaagataaaacatttaatattgaagaTATTGCAAATTTTTATCCATCAATGGCCTATGTTGATGTTGATGGAAAGAGAAAGACAgatattatgaacaaatattttattatgaatgaaGACGAATCTGATAAATCAAAACGTTTGAATTCTGA GAACGAAAGAAAATGGCGAAAGTGGTCTGATGAAACGTTGGTCCATTCGCTTTCACCAAATGCTTACCGTACTCTATCAGAAGCTATAGACTCTTTTAAATGGTTTTCAATAGTTGGTGAGTGGGAAAAAAATTTCCCTATTTGGGAAACAAGTCTAATGGTTTATGGTGGAGCTTTTATGATGTGGCTGattagtaaaaaattgaagaaaaa gtacatgttaAAAGATGATGTACGCCAATCATTGTATGAAGAATGTAATACATGGGTAAAAGCTGTAGAACAAAACGGTGGAACTTTCATGGGTGGTAATAAACCAAATTTAGCCGATCTAGCTGTGTATGGCACTCTTTCGAGCATTGAAGGTTGTATGGCTTTCAAAGACGTACaggaaaatactaaaataaatgtatggttTAGTAATATGAAAAaggttatactataa